A part of Raphanus sativus cultivar WK10039 unplaced genomic scaffold, ASM80110v3 Scaffold2027, whole genome shotgun sequence genomic DNA contains:
- the LOC130505125 gene encoding protein DETOXIFICATION 27-like: LYLADHTLTICSVRVANELGAGNGKGAKFATIVSVTQSMIIGVFFGLIIMLLHNQIAWIFSSSEAVLTAVNKLTVLLTLTVLLNSIQPVLSGVAVGSGWQSYVAYINLGCYYCIGIPLGILMGWVFEFGVMGIWAGMIFGGTAVQTIILSLITMRCEWEKEAQIAQARVNKWSKAIE, translated from the exons tTATACTTGGCTGATCATACATTAACTATTTGCAGTGTACGTGTGGCGAACGAGTTAGGAGCAGGTAATGGAAAAGGAGCAAAGTTTGCGACGATTGTATCAGTGACACAATCGATGATAATCGGAGTATTCTTTGGGTTGATAATAATGCTTTTACATAACCAAATCGCTTGGATCTTTTCATCAAGCGAAGCCGTTTTAACAGCTGTTAATAAACTCACCGTTCTGTTAACTCTCACCGTTCTTCTTAATAGCATTCAACCTGTACTTTCCG GTGTTGCAGTTGGATCGGGTTGGCAATCCTACGTGGCATATATAAACTTAGGATGTTACTATTGCATTggaattccacttggaattttAATGGGTTGGGTTTTTGAATTCGGCGTCATG GGTATTTGGGCTGGTATGATATTTGGAGGAACCGCAGTTCAGACAATAATTTTAAGTTTGATCACAATGAGATGTGAATGGGAAAAAGAG GCGCAGATTGCACAAGCACGTGTTAACAAATGGTCCAAAGCAATAGAATGA